In the Setaria italica strain Yugu1 chromosome VI, Setaria_italica_v2.0, whole genome shotgun sequence genome, one interval contains:
- the LOC101776944 gene encoding heterogeneous nuclear ribonucleoprotein 1, which translates to MGKAETRTRGRGGGGGGGGGDGGGNPGKIFVGGLPRDTTDATFVRHFGQYGEIVDSVIMKDRHTSQPRGFGFITYSDPAVVDKVIEETHVINGKPVEIKRTIPKGAMQSSSKDFKTRKIFVGGLPSALTEDDFKNFFARYGTVVDHQIMFDRETKRSRGFGFIVFASEDVVDDLLANGNMIDLAGSKVEIKKAEPKKSSNPPPSGRGRSSRSSYDSGSRDHPSVDNYGGLTNAYGSYSGGGFGPYRSDAGFSASRLGSYGGMGEFGVGYGRYYAGLGAYGAASSFGYPSRFGLYGGGFGGAYAGGDLSGYRRTVADESFGAPGSSGFGGDADQSFGAPGSSGFGGATYGGAYDPALGGYGSASTPDGNKGSFAGGYGRYHPYG; encoded by the exons ATGGGGAAGGCGGAGACGAGAACcagggggcgcggcggcggaggcggaggcggcggcggcgacggcggtggcaaCCCGGG GAAGATTTTCGTCGGGGGGCTGCCGCGGGACACCACGGATG CTACATTTGTGAGGCATTTTGGCCAGTATGGAGAAATAGTTGATTCAGTAATAATGAAAGATCGGCACACATCTCAGCCACGGGGTTTCGGCTTCATTACATACTCTGACCCTGCTGTTGTTGATAAAGTGATAGAGGAAACTCATGTCATCAATGGAAAGCCA GTTGAGATTAAAAGAACAATACCAAAAGGTGCAATGCAGTCTAGCTCTAAGGATTTCAAGACTAGAAAGATATTTGTTGGTGGGCTTCCCTCAGCACTAACTGAAG ATGATTTCAAGAATTTCTTTGCAAGATATGGGACTGTGGTAGACCACCAGATTATGTTTGATCGTGAAACAAAACGCTCTAGAGGCTTTGGATTTATAGTTTTTGCTTCTGAGGATGTTGTAGATGATTTATTAGCAAACGGAAATATGATCGATCTTGCTGGTTCAAAG GTGGAGATCAAGAAAGCAGAACCAAAGAAATCCTCAAATCCACCTCCATCAGGGCGTGGTAGAAGTTCTAGGTCTTCATATGATAGTGGCTCTAGGGACCACCCTTCTGTTGATAACTATGGTGGATTGACCAATGCTTATGGCAGTTACAGTGGTGGTGGATTTGGTCCTTATAGGAGCGATGCAGGTTTCAGCGCTAGTAGGCTCGGCAGCTACGGTGGGATGGGTGAGTTTGGTGTTGGATATGGTCGTTACTATGCAGGATTAGGGGCCTATGGAGCTGCATCTTCGTTTGGTTATCCCAGTCGCTTCGGGTTATATGGAGGAGGTTTTGGTGGAGCTTATGCTGGTGGAGACTTGAGTGGCTATAGACGCACTGTTGCTGATGAGAGCTTTGGCGCCCCTGGTAGTTCTGGCTTTGGTGGTGATGCTGATCAGAGCTTTGGTGCCCCTGGTAGTTCTGGCTTTGGTGGTGCCACCTATGGTGGGGCATATGATCCTGCTCTAGGTGGTTATGGATCTGCTAGCACACCTGACGGGAATAAGGGGAGCTTTGCTGGTGGATATGGACGGTATCACCCATATGGATGA